Proteins from one Mustela erminea isolate mMusErm1 chromosome 20, mMusErm1.Pri, whole genome shotgun sequence genomic window:
- the MRPL28 gene encoding 39S ribosomal protein L28, mitochondrial, which produces MPLHKFPVGLWKRLRLREGICSRLPQHYLRSLEEVRTPTPVHYRPHGVKFKINPKNGQRERVEDVPIPIYYPPESQLGLWGGEGWILGYRYVNNDKLSKRVKKVWKPQLFQRELYSEILDKRFTVTVTRRTLDLIDEAYGFDFYILKTPKEDLCSKFGMDLKRGMLLRLARQDPQLHPEDPKKRAAIYDKYKDFVIPEAEAEWVGLTLDEAVEKQRLLEEKAPTPLFKVYVEELIERLRQQALAEPAVVQKRASRT; this is translated from the exons ATGCCCCTGCACAAGTTCCCTGTCGGCCTGTGGAAGCGGCTCCGGCTGCGGGAGGGTATCTGCTCCCGCTTACCCCAGCACTACCTGCGCTCCTTGGAGGAGGTGCGAACACCCACTCCTGTGCACTATAGGCCGCACGGGGTTAAGTTCAAGATCAACCCCAAGAATGGGCAGCGGGAGCGCGTGGAGGATGTACCCATTCCCATCTACTACCCCCCAGAATCCCAgctggggctctggggtggggaaggctggATCTTGGGCTACAGATACGTCAACAACGACAAG CTCTCGAAGCGGGTGAAGAAGGTGTGGAAGCCACAGCTGTTTCAGCGTGAGCTGTACAGTGAGATCCTGGACAAGAGGTTCACCGTTACTGTGACTCGGCGGACCCTGGACCTCATCGACGAGGCCTACGGGTTTGACTTTTACATCCTCAAG ACTCCCAAGGAGGACCTGTGCTCCAAGTTTGGGATGGACCTGAAGCGAGGGATGCTGCTGCGGCTGGCGCGACAGGACCCCCAGCTGCACCCGGAGGACCCCAAGAAGAGGGCCGCCATCTATGACAAGTACAAG GACTTTGTCATCCCGGAGGCAGAAGCCGAGTGGGTTGGCCTGACGCTGGATGAGGCCGTGGAGAAGCAGAGACTCCTGGAGGAGAAG GCTCCGACTCCTCTGTTCAAGGTCTACGTGGAGGAGCTGATTGAGCGGCTGCGGCAGCAGGCTCTGGCTGAGCCAGCAGTCGTGCAGAAGAGAGCCAGCAGGACATGA